The Romeriopsis navalis LEGE 11480 genome segment TTAATCCGGCGGTAGCAAAACATATCGCGATTGCCGATACTTGATGCTTCATCTGAAGCCTCCTAATAAAATAAATGGACTATTTTGAATCAATCTGATTGACCACGGACTTTGATACGTACGACGACAAAGTTTCTAATCTTTGTGGTCAATTTTGAACGTGATGCTTGCTGGTATTCCTTTGAGTCTTTCTCGGTTGCCAATACCATTGGTGAATACGCCATGTCCCTTTACGGTAATTGCTTGGCCACGGCGACCAATTGGGTGACCCGTTGCTAGACTGACTCGACCGGTGGCGGGTCTATACCGAAATATTAGATGTTTTGAGCCAAGCAGATTTCCTGAATTCTTTGGACTAATATTTGCCTTATCATCCCGACCAATATCACTATCCAGAAGCCGGATTTTATATTTGATGCTCTGAGTAGTTACCGGCAAGGTTGTAACTAATGTTTTATTGAAGACAGGACGATTATTATTTTTGACAGTCTTCGTCTTTAACGCCTGCTTACCATTGACATCGACTTTGACATAGAAATCCGCACGACTTTTTTTCGTACCTGGGAAGCCTAAGTCAAAACGGCGTTTTGTGCTGGCACTGATAATTGTGAGGATCACGCGTCGCTGTTTGACTGTCACGCGCCGGATTGGCTGAATAAATGCGCGATATGTACCACCAACTGGTGTACTGGCCGGTTGGTGTATCCGCAATAAATAGCGCTTGCTCCCGGCTTTATTGACTGTCCCATTCCGATTATTGAGAATAATTCTGTCACCGCGATCGATGCGGCGATTGCCATTACGATCTTCGCGTAGCTCCCATCGAGCTTGTCTTGGCAATGCCATGCTGACGCGAAATCGGGCGATATTTTTGCCAACATTCAGAGCGTATAGGTCCTGAGAATCGTTGCCAAACATCTGTCCTTTGATCTCGATCGGTCGGCTGGAAGTGATGCCGATCGGTGATGATGCGCTTTGATTATTCGGTTCAACCTCCTTGACAATCCGGGTTGGTGAAATTGGCTTTTGGGCAAATCCGGGTGATACTGATAACACAGTCAGCATCATGCTGCCTAAAGCAGCAGAGACAATTTGATATTTCATGGTGATCCTCTAGATATAGCTGAGATTTTGTTCATGTCTTCCATTCCTTGGGCATTACAAGCGTCTGTGATTGAAGCGGAAAGTGATCGAAGCTAGTCGATCGAGTTTGAAACCTTGCTGTCCCCGCACACGAATATCTTCACCACGACGGCCGATGACTTTATGCGTGAGGTCATACACTAATCCGGTTGAAGGCTCATACAACACAAATAACTTAGTTCCACGTGCACCCGGATTGATATCAGCAACATCATCGCGTGAGAATCGATCGTAATCCCGGAGCTCGATCGAATACAGCACACGTTTTTTATTGCCCGAAAAGAGGCTGTGAATATTCTGCTTAAATATTGCTGTTGCCTTATTATTTACCCGCTTGGAGCGAAAGTTCACTCTATGTGACTTCACTAGAGCGTAGAAATCCGGCAAGTGCTTTTTGCTAAACGGGACTTTAGGATCAAACCGGCTACTGGGATGAGCTGTAGCACTAACAAGGGTCAAAGTCACGCGATATTGACGTGATGTCGTTTTGGGTCGTTGTGCCATAACACGAACCGAATTAACACCTTTGCTATGTATCGCTGGATTGGCTAAGGTTGGCAATGTTATGCAACTCATTAAGCCTGATATTAATGAGGTCACAACCAGAGAAGTAAGTTTGAATCGACGGTGCATCATTATCCTCCTTCGATGCGGGTTGGTGTGGAAAAATAGTGTCAGAGCACTACTAACAATCGTTATCGACCTGTGTGGTTAATCTTGAAAGTAAGGCTGGCTCGGTTTTTCTTTGCATCACCTTTAACCGTAATCACCTCGCCGACACGGCCAAGTACCGGCTGCCTTTGTCCAAATAAAGAAATCTTTCCAGTTCTAAACGTATAAACCACACTGAGATCGCGTTTGCGCCGATCGGGACTAATATCCGCCTGATCATCCTTGCCAATATCACTATCAAGCAGCTGGATGTTGAAAACTAACCCGCTTGATGATTTCGTCGGTTTAACGACCACCTTGTGATTAAACGTTGGGTTATCTTGGTTATTCTTCCGACGAGTTCGGCCACGATGGCCTGATGCGCGCGTTATTAGGTAAAAGTCAGGGCGATGGCGCTTGGTAAATCGAATCTTACGATCGAACTTCGTTAAAGCCTTTGCTTTAATGACGGTCAGGGTTACCTGTTCCGATCTTCGACTTGGGTTGCGATCTTCGGGTTCTGGTGCTCGCTGTGCCGATGCTGACAGTGGGTTAGCTAGCATTGATAAACAAGCTACACTAGCCCAAGCTAGATGAGCTAAGGGGCGTTTCATCATCTTCTCCAATATTGAGCAATAGAAGGACTAAATCGAGGCGGCAGCTGAATGAGTACGTAGGAAATCCATCGAAGTGCAATTCCAACCGATTCACAATACTGATTCACAATTCGGTCATAAGCTGTAACCAATTCATACGCAGCTGACGATTCAATATTCTGAGTATCACAATGCCTTAGCGGCGTATATATTCAAGTTTGAAAGTGATACTGGCAGCATGTTTTTGCTTAGTGCCTTTGACAGTCTTTGTTTGACCAATAAAGGCAATATTCCTAAATCCACGCCTAGGATTGTCTCGAACGGAGCGCGCGTTTTTAGAACGATATCGAACGAAGCGACTGCCCAACCGATATTCAAGCGATAAACTACGATACTCAGATTTCGGAGCAATATCGGCTAGATCATCTAATCCTGGATCGCTGTCGTATAGTGCAATCTGACAGTTCACTTTCCCGCGCGCTTTAGCACGTTCAGTTAGCCTTACTACTAATCGATGGTTGAACGTTGGGTTATTTTGGTTACTCTTCGTCGAACTACGACTCTCTTTCCCCATACAGCTACTTTTGACGTAAAAGTCAGGGCGGTGCCGCTTCGTAAACCGAATCTTCGGGTCAAATTTACTCAATGCCTTTGCCTTCACGACAGTCAGAACGATATATTCTGCTTTTGCTGTAGAAGGCTTAGGCTTCTCAACTTTAAACGCTGAGGCTGTAAGGGGAGTTGCAAGTATTGTCATACCGGCTAAACCAACTACGGCACTCTTAGCTAGAGAGTATTTCATTTGTTTCTCCTATTGATAGTTATGTTGGAACGATGGATTGCCATGATTAGCCAGACCATAGAAATTAGAAATCTTGAACACGCCTCAACTAGCGGGTATTAAGCTCAAGTTTGAACGTAATACTGGCCCGCCGGCTTTTGCTATCACCCTGGACGGTGATGGTTTCTCCCAGGCGACCGAGGCGTCTGCCATTGGGCATAAATACAGCTCGGGCGTTTGCGTCATAGATCACTTCAAGATTGTTACGTCGCCGAACTGGATTAATATCAGCGGTATCATCTCGACCAGCGTCACTTTCCTTGAGCCTGATCGTATATTCCACCAAGTTATTCTCTGGTATCCGACTAGTCAGCTTGTGATTGAAAGTGGGATTATTCTGGTTGTTCCGCTTAAGGCTGACAGTATGTCCTCTCTGCGTATTCACCTTGGTCAGAACATAGAAGTCAGGGCGTCCTTTTTTACTGAAAGGGATGGAGCGATCAAATTTACTCAGGGCTTTGGCTTTCAGTACTGTCAAGGTTACTGTACCTGTTTGCTTACCTGTTGGGGTTTGTGCTGATGCTGTTAATGGCATCATGAAACTGGATAAGCAAGTTAAGCTAACTAAGCCGATCTGAGCCAGCGGATATTTCATAATTGTCTCCTGTGGTGCAGAAATGTTGGGAATGTAGTTTTGGGGCTGCTCGATCGTTGAAGGGGTTGGGATCGATCGAGCAACAATCCAAGTGGGATTTTGAGTAATTCCGAGTGAACAGAAATATAGGACTAGTGTGTGCGATCAATGCGAAAAGTAATGCTGGCACGATGTTTCGTTGCATTACCCTTCACCGTGATTTGCTGACCATGCTTCCCTATCTGTCTACCATCAGGCCCAAATACAAGGCCACTTTTGGGACTATAGAAAATTTTCAATTCACGCTTTCGAGGCAAGGGATTAATATCCGCTAGATCATCTCGATTAAAGCGATCGCTATCTAATAGCTTAATCCCATAGGAAAGCAACTGTTTCTTTGGAGGCTTAACCGCTAGTTTATAGTTGAAATAAGCCACGGTCTTATTATTCATCTTGCCGCTTTTAACAAAGCCCTGTCTCGCGTTTGTTGTAATGCGGAGATAGAAATCCGGACGATGATGCTTCTTCTTAAACCGAGTTTTTTTATCAAATTTGCTTAACCCAGTAGCTTTCAAGACAGTAAGAAGCACTTTGCCTTGACCTGGTTCAGGGGGATGAGCAATTGCCAGCTGAGGTGTTGAGCTGATAATTGCTCCAGTCATCATAGGTGCAGCAGCTAGTCCCAGTGAACATAGTGCCTTCGTTTGTTTTTTCATCATTGTCTCCGATATTTTGGGAAGGTTGAAAATTTTTCTGGGTAGTTCGATCAGATGGATGAATGGCTTCTGATAGAGCTACCAGCGCTGAGTCGATAACTCTGTGATCGATCAGTACCGATCTAAAGGCTCACTAACTGCGCTTGCGATCGATGCGGAAAGTGATACTGGCACGATGTTGCCTGGAATCACCTTTAATTGTAAATTTCTGGCCATGCTTACCCAATCGACGACCCTTCGAGCCAAATACATAGCCAGTTTTGGGTTCGTAGTAAACCGTCAGTGTCCGCTTACCACGTTCTGGGTTAATATCGGCAACATCATCTCTGACCAAACGATCGCTATCTAGAAGTCGGATAGTATAGACCATAAGCCGAGTTTTCGGCAGTCGGCTCACAATTTTGTGGTTGAAGTGAGCAACCTTTTTATTCTTGTGCTTGCCACTCCGCTGATATCCTTTCTTTGTACTAACTTTAGTCATCAAGTAGAAATCCGGACGATGACGCTTCGTAAACGGAATTTTGGGATCAAACTTACTGAGTGCCTTAGCTTTTAATACTGTCATCACCACTTTGCCTCGTCGGGGTGCTGGTGGCTTAGCATGTGCCGATTGCGCTGTGGCACTAATTATCGAACCCGCAATCATCGGCAAGGCTGCTAAACCCATTAAACCCAAAGCCTTAGTTTGTCGTTTCATGATTTCTCCATTAATTAGTTGTTTTGAGATCGTTCAAAATATTTGCAATTTATAATCTCAACCATTCAAAGTGATATTGCAGATTTTGAACTTAACTAGTTACACGATGCATTTTTTAATTTATGCAGTTTGCATTTAAATTTTTGATTCTTCTAGCATTTGCATATGCTGATTAGCAAGATATATAGAAAGAATCACTAGGTAAATCAAATCTCTACTGAACCATCGAGATGTATGCGAGTCTAGATTGAAGCGATCGGAATGCGTCTGGGCTAACAATAGCGAGACTCTGTCTTTAGCTTTACTATGACGAAATTTCCGATAGCTTAGTTGGGATAACTTCAGGAGATACTTGGGCTGAATTCAGGTGCTCACCTGCGCCATGATCGCTTGACAAGAGTCGTTCCGTCAATCGACTAAATCGAAGAATTATAGTAGATTTCTAGCTCAATTAATTCAGGTATTTTCAGGATCTATTCCTCAACTGATCAGTGTCCAGAGACATTTGTTAATTTGGGATAAATTCACTTGAATTCTTGGTTTGATCTCAAGATAATCAGGATGTTTCATATGCTTGCAACAACACTGTGCCATAAAAGCTTCTCTCATCCTCTAGATCTAAGATTCCCGGTTGATCGATCGTCTCTCATATATCAGTTAGGGTATGTCTAATGCCACGTAACTTAGAATCAGAAGGTCCCAACGCTGCTTACCAAGCTGTTCTATTTTTATCTGTTTTTGTTTTGGCAGCAGCGCCACAATCCGCGATCGGACAAATTATTCCCAGCAATAACTGGGGCGCAGAAAACACTCGGCTTAACCCGGTAGGAGTTGTCAACGGCCAACCCGCGCTGACAATCGAAGGTGGTGCACCACGGGGCAGCAATTTATTTCACAGCTTTCAGCAGTTCAACGTGAATTCGGGACAACGTGTTTATTTCACAAATCCGAATGGAATTAGCACAATCTTCTCCCGCGTGATTGGTGGTCAAACATCGAATATTGCCGGTACCCTGGGCGTTAATGGTGTAGCCAACCTCTTTTTGCTCAATCCTCAGGGCATTATCTTCAGCCCAACAGCCCAACTTGATATACGGGGATCGCTAGTTACCAGTACAGCAAATTCAATTGTTTTCGGCAGTCAAGGTAAATTCAGAATTTCCTCCTCTACAGCACCGACACTACTGACTATTGCACCATCAGCACTGGAGTTTGCAGCTAATCAAGGCGCAATCATTAACCGATCGACCAACCTTGAAAACACGAACCGCAGCAGCCTATTACTTTTAGGTAGTCAAGTCCAACTAGATGGAGGCAGTATCAGCACGCCAGGTGGAAACGTTAGCTTAGGTGGGGTGCGAGGTGATGGCACTCTCGTGCTTCAGCAAGTAGGAAATCAGTTTCAAATTATCTCGACAACAGGTACACCAGCAGATGTAACACTTCAAAATGGAGCGCAGGTCAACGTACGATCGGATAATGGTGGTGCCGTAAATATTCAAGCGAACAACTTTACGATGCAGGGATCTGGGACGGAAATTCTTGCCGGAATTGCCGCTAATTCTGGCACATCAGAGAGTCTGGGAGGTAATATTCGTATTGCTGCTTCGAAGTCGGTTTTGCTAGATGATAATGCTATTATCGATAACTCGATATTGTCTGGTGGTACTGGTAATACTGGTGATATTCACATCAGTGGAAAGCAAATTATATTTCGGAATAGTAGTCATATTAATACTGAACTGCTCGGTTCAGGTAGTCTCGGAAATATTGATTTACGCAGTATCGGCGATATTTCATTTCAGGCAGGAGATGGTACTCAAAGACTCATACCGAGAGGAAATGGCAGATTCTCTCGCAGCGGAATTTTACGCAGAATTGGGGTTGGTGGAATTGGCAATATTGGCCCATTGACTATCATCAGCAACAATTTTGATATTCTTAAGGACGCTGCAATTGTGACTCAGATCGCGGGCCAAGGTAATACAGACGATATCAACATTGATTTACAAGGCGCACTTAATCTTCCAGAATTAAGTTCCATAGCCAGCACAATTTCTCAGGGGGGGCAGGGGAGTACAGGAAACTTAGGAATTAATGCTCAATCACTCACTGTCAAGGACGCGAGTATTATAACTTCTAACTCCTCTGGCATAGGATTTCCTGGTGGATTTAAGATTCAGGTCAAAGACGATGTTATTTTCACTGGGTTTAAGCCTGGTCCACCATTAACTCGTATAACTACCATTAATACCAGTTTACGAGATCCAGCAGTTGGGAGAAGTGGTGATATAGAAATCACTGCAAATAATATTTATGTAACTAATGGTGCAACAATTGCTACCTCATCTTTTGGTCAGGGTAATGGCGGTAATATTACTTTGAATGCGAGAAACGATGTTGTTGTTGATGGTGTAAATGAACGTGGTTTTGATAGTCGCATCAGTGCTGACCTATTAAAGGTGTTTTTTCCACGTTTTGGTTTTCTTGGGCGCGCGAAGGGCCGGGGCGGTGATGTCCAAATCACAGCTAACCGAGTGTCTGTGCTAAATGGTGCTTCGATTAGTGCCAATATTAATGATGCCCCTGGTGCTGCAGGCAAAATATCGATTCAAGCCAAAGAATCTGTCCGCGTTGCTGGGCAGGGAGATGGAATCAGATTTAGAATCATTGATGGCAAATCGCGCATTGTACCCTTTCCTGTACGTCCCCGGATTTTTGTTGCTACGGCGGGTGATACAAATGCGCCCGCTGGCGTGATCGAGATCAAAACACAACAATTGCTCGTTGAGCAAGATGGTAATGTTGATGCGACAAGCAGTAGCCGGGGAGTGGGTGGAAATATTGATATCAAGAGCAACCAGGTACTTGTTCGCTCAGGTGGCCTAATTCGTACAACAGCAACAGATGTTGGTAATGCTGGCCAGATTAATATCGATAGTGCCCAACAAATCCAAGTTACGGGGGAAAGCCCCAAGCCCTTGCCTGAATCAATTATTTCCAATAGTGCGATCGTTGCTCGCACTACAGATAGTTCTTCTGGTAAAGGCGGTTCAGTGCAATTGAATACCCAGGAACTCATTGTTGAGAATAATGGCTTAGTTTCGGTCAGTAGTCAGGGTATAGGGATTGGTGGGCAGTTACGAATTAATGCTAGTACTACAAAACTACGTGATCGTGGACAGTTGCTCGCCGAAACAAGTAGCAACACAGGGGGTGATATTCTCCTAAATCTCAGCGAGGTTCTCCTTTTACGTCGTGGCGCTAGTATCTCAAGCACTGCTGGTACAGCTCAGCTTGGAGGTGATGGAGGTCAGATTAATATCCAATCACCATTTATCGTAAGTGTTCCTGGCGAAAATAGCGATATAGCGGCTAATGCGTTCTCTGGTGCTGGCGGTCAAGTGAATATCAATGCATTGAATCTATTCGGTATCCGACCAAGGACACGTCTCGAACTGGAGCAACTGCTACAAGTTAGCGATCCATCCCTACTCAATCCCAGTCGGCTCACCAGCAATGACATCACCGCGATTTCGCAAACTAGCCCCACTCTGAGTGGTAATGTCAGTATTAGTCAGATCGATGTTGACCCAACCCAAGCGGCGGCGCGATTACCGGATGATTTGCTCGATCGCTCTAATTTGATTAATCAAAGCCTCTGCCGCATAACTCAAGGAAGTCAGTTTATCCTGACTGGGCGCGGTGGTCGTCCTATATCGCCGACAGTCCAAACGCTTACACCAATGCAAACCTGGGAAGATATTCGTTTTAACTCTCCCCAACGTATCGGCTTAGTAAAGCCGCCGAAACCATCTAAACCCAACACCATAAAATCCGATGCTCTGCTGGAAGCCCAAGGCTGGCATCGTTCTGTCAATGGTAGAGTGCATCTAACTGCGAATGCTAATCCGGCTCAATCGATATGGCTCAGCGCATCGAACTGTTCAGACAAATCTCGTCAATCGTATTTTAGCTCTCACTAAAGTCGTTAAGTGGCTATGCTATATCGATCGTGGCAAAATCGGCTTTTGATAGAACTGCATTGCGAGACGAACACTCGCTCCAGTCACCAAGAAAATAGTCATTCCAGAGGCGATCGGCAACCAAACCCCCTGTAATCCGAGCAGCACCAGGCCACTACCAAAAATCAAGCTAATACTACCCCCAGCAATGAGTAGTAAAAATCCCGGTTTCCGGATTAAATAGGCAATAATTCCACCCATCGCACCACTGCTCAGGAGGAAGATCATTTCTAGTCCAATATGAGACTGATTGATTAGATGTCTATCATCCAATACATGGCTCAAAATTTGACTCACCATATGTGCTTGAATCTCTACTCCCGACATCGTCCGCAGATTAGCTTGGCTCGCACTATAAGGGGTCTGCCAATGGACATCCTGGAAACTTGGATCAGTGGTGCCAATCAAAATCACTTTATTTTGCAATTGGCTGACATCAAAGTCAGCTTGCAACACTTCACGCAGTGTGACGGTTTGCGCAATCTGTTCTGTCGATCGATAGTTCAGCATAATCTGATGCCCTTTAGTTTGAGCCTTCTGATAGCTTCCGAGGCGTGCCTCTAGTGGCGCAAATACCTTCGGAGCAAACTGCAAAGCATTTTGGGACGTAAAGCTAAGCCGCATATCTTCCACTTCTAAATACAGCTCGGCCAGCCGCAAATTAAAGGCATATTTATTCCCACAGGGCGTGGCTTGTCCGACTGCAAGCACATGCCGGCGCAATACTCGATCGGCATCCAAAACCACGTTGTTAAACCCCTGATATTGCTGCCGCACTTCAGGCGGCGCGGCCACCCCAGTACTATTGGCTTGCGACTGATCAGCATAGTTACAAATCGCAATCAGGCGCGGATGATTTTGGAGTGTTTGAGTCAGTTTGGGAAATGCTGAAGCAACTGGATAGTCACGGTAAATATCGAGCCCGATCGCCCGTGGATTGCCTTGATCGAGCTTTTTGAGCAATTGCCCGAGACTTCGGTCAGATAACGAGGAAACTATCCGCTCTTGTTTGGATTGTGACTGCACATCAGCTGCTGTAATTTCGACAATCAGTAAGCGTGAATCCGCGCCCTCATCTGGTCGTAAACGCATCATTTGATCAAATAACTGCAATTCTGCCGACCAAAATATGCCGGTTGTCCGAAGCCCCATAAATCCCGATATCGTAATTAGGGCAATAATTGCGGCTTTCCACCAAGGCAGTAATTTCGGCGGCGGTTCATAGAGCTGAATCGCCGCTTCGACCCATTGCCGATCGAATATCGTTTGGTAGAGCTGATTGAAGACATGACAGACGCCTTGCCGCTTGAAAATTAAACCAGATAACCGCAGCTCTAAATGCTCGGCACTACGGCTAGAGGGGATAGTACCATGCTTTAAAATTTGGCGGTAGAGTTTGAGCAGTTGCACACTCCGGGAAGAATTGCGCAGTAGCCGATCGCGAATCGTCCGCAGATGCTCGGGTTCATCTTGACCTTCCCAATTATCAATTAAGCGCTGTTGAACGATTTGATCAATGGTGGCTGATTCTTCACCCAGTTCAATTTGAACCGGATGTAAGCTGGTAAGCCAGCAAAGTTTTTGGGTCAGAAACGGTTGTCCGCCCGTCCAGTGCAAAATGCGTTGTAATAAGGCCAAAGGGTTAGCGGCGATCGCTTCTAGCCCCTTCATCAGCGGATAGCTTTCATCGAGTTGTATTCCTTGGAGCTCGATCGCATGACCAATATTAAAGGGTGCCGATCGTTCATCCTGAATCAAATCAGAAGGCGTTGCGACACCTAACAAAACAAAGGACAGTCTTTGATATTCCGGTTTAGCAGCGCGTTTCTCATAGCAGTTCCGCAGCAAGGCAAAGAAGTCATCCGTAGAGAACTCTAAACCGAGCACACTATCAATTTCGTCAATGAAAACGACGATCGGTTGTTGGACTTGCTCTAGTAAAACCGATTCAATGAAATAACTTAAGCGCTGGATCGGGGAAAGATCATCATAGTCTTTGAGCCACGATCGACGATTAATGGCTAAGCCAAAGCCACTGATTAGTTCTTGAATGATCCCGCCATACCATTGTTGTGCCGTGATTTGTTGACTGCCAATCCCCGACAGCTCAATCTCAGCGCAGATAATACCATCGGCTTGGAGCCGCTGCATCGTATGCACCCGTAGAGAAGACTTGCCCATTTGCCGAGAATTCAGCACATAGCAGTAACGTCCTTGACTCAGATGCTCATATAAATCGGTATCAGCTTGGCGTAAAACATAGGTAGGCGCATCTGGGGGTAAGCTGCCCCCTGGCTGATACTGGTAATTAATCGATTTGGGCATCGTCATTTGCGCCTCCCAATCCTGCTTGGAAGTATTGCTGGTAAAGCGCACAGCGAGGTTTTACACGGTTACCTACTAAAGTAATGAGCCCCATGCCTTGTAGCAAATGCGATTTGACCGGCTCAAGGGCAATCGGTTCTGTGGCATTGACGATTGCCTGTAAGGTTTCAGCAACTTCCGGATGGGATTGCAGTACAAGCCAATGTTCCCGTAGATGATTGCTAAAGATCCCTGCATCCGTGGGCGCATCCGCCAGAAATGCAGTCAAATCTGTTTCGGGGTGAGCCTTGAGATGCGCCAGCGCCTGTTCTAAGAGATAGGGATGTCCACCAATCATCTGCGTCAATTGCGTCAATTGGGCTTGATTCTCGGGGATGGTAAAGCTGTTTAACTCATAAAGCGCCGCAAAGGCTTGGGTTTGCTCCAGGGTAAATTCCGGTAACTCGACCGGCAGACCGACATTAAACGGTGACTGATTGATATTGAGTTGGATATAAACATTCGTCGCATGACTAATCATTAGGCGGAGGCGCTGCCAGATGGGTCGGCTACGAGCCTTTTCGTACCACGATCGCAGAAGACCAAAGAAGTCCTCATAAACTTCTGGATGGGGAAAGAGCAAATCAACATCATCCAAACATAGGACTAGGGGCTGCTCCGACTGTGCTAGTAGATATTCTTCGACATAAGTGGTGCAACTGACTTTACTGCCCATACCGGCTTCATCCCAATATTCATCCAGTTGATTGGGAAGATTGAGTTCATGACTGAGGTTGACACAAAACCAGCGGAGAAACCGATCGAGATCCGTCAGATGAGTCCGCCGATCAGCGAGTTCAAAGCTAAGATTAATCGTCCGGTAATCCTGGGTCTGGAGTTGGGTCATGACGTACTCCATCAAGCGAGTCTTACCCATGAGTTGCGGTGCTTTAATCCGAATCAAAGCACCGGGTTGCATCAGCGTTTCACAGCAGATTTGCTCGATCGGGGGACGATCAACGTAGAGTTGTCCGGAAGGCAGTGTGACCAGTTTTTGCCGGTTTTGGTTGGGCTGTGCCATACCGGCTGATTCAAGCTGATTATGGGTTTCCCAGTAGCGGTGCAGCGCAGATTTGAAGTTACTTTTCTTAACTTTTTCGTCTAGTGCATCGGACAACAGTTTCCAAAGCTTAGGGGCAACATCTTGGCTGATATAGCTCGTAGCATATTGATTTTGTGCTGCAATTTGATCGTAGTCGAGACGCTCCCAGGCGCCTTCCATCACAATCCGCTCAATATCGGTCAAATTGCGCTTTGCATGTATATAAACAATTTGGTTCGCAATATTGATTGCTGCTTTGAGATCAAAGTTCGTCAT includes the following:
- a CDS encoding C2 domain-containing protein, giving the protein MKYSLAKSAVVGLAGMTILATPLTASAFKVEKPKPSTAKAEYIVLTVVKAKALSKFDPKIRFTKRHRPDFYVKSSCMGKESRSSTKSNQNNPTFNHRLVVRLTERAKARGKVNCQIALYDSDPGLDDLADIAPKSEYRSLSLEYRLGSRFVRYRSKNARSVRDNPRRGFRNIAFIGQTKTVKGTKQKHAASITFKLEYIRR
- a CDS encoding two-partner secretion domain-containing protein translates to MPRNLESEGPNAAYQAVLFLSVFVLAAAPQSAIGQIIPSNNWGAENTRLNPVGVVNGQPALTIEGGAPRGSNLFHSFQQFNVNSGQRVYFTNPNGISTIFSRVIGGQTSNIAGTLGVNGVANLFLLNPQGIIFSPTAQLDIRGSLVTSTANSIVFGSQGKFRISSSTAPTLLTIAPSALEFAANQGAIINRSTNLENTNRSSLLLLGSQVQLDGGSISTPGGNVSLGGVRGDGTLVLQQVGNQFQIISTTGTPADVTLQNGAQVNVRSDNGGAVNIQANNFTMQGSGTEILAGIAANSGTSESLGGNIRIAASKSVLLDDNAIIDNSILSGGTGNTGDIHISGKQIIFRNSSHINTELLGSGSLGNIDLRSIGDISFQAGDGTQRLIPRGNGRFSRSGILRRIGVGGIGNIGPLTIISNNFDILKDAAIVTQIAGQGNTDDINIDLQGALNLPELSSIASTISQGGQGSTGNLGINAQSLTVKDASIITSNSSGIGFPGGFKIQVKDDVIFTGFKPGPPLTRITTINTSLRDPAVGRSGDIEITANNIYVTNGATIATSSFGQGNGGNITLNARNDVVVDGVNERGFDSRISADLLKVFFPRFGFLGRAKGRGGDVQITANRVSVLNGASISANINDAPGAAGKISIQAKESVRVAGQGDGIRFRIIDGKSRIVPFPVRPRIFVATAGDTNAPAGVIEIKTQQLLVEQDGNVDATSSSRGVGGNIDIKSNQVLVRSGGLIRTTATDVGNAGQINIDSAQQIQVTGESPKPLPESIISNSAIVARTTDSSSGKGGSVQLNTQELIVENNGLVSVSSQGIGIGGQLRINASTTKLRDRGQLLAETSSNTGGDILLNLSEVLLLRRGASISSTAGTAQLGGDGGQINIQSPFIVSVPGENSDIAANAFSGAGGQVNINALNLFGIRPRTRLELEQLLQVSDPSLLNPSRLTSNDITAISQTSPTLSGNVSISQIDVDPTQAAARLPDDLLDRSNLINQSLCRITQGSQFILTGRGGRPISPTVQTLTPMQTWEDIRFNSPQRIGLVKPPKPSKPNTIKSDALLEAQGWHRSVNGRVHLTANANPAQSIWLSASNCSDKSRQSYFSSH
- a CDS encoding AAA-like domain-containing protein, with the protein product MLTCSELAMVMTNFDLKAAINIANQIVYIHAKRNLTDIERIVMEGAWERLDYDQIAAQNQYATSYISQDVAPKLWKLLSDALDEKVKKSNFKSALHRYWETHNQLESAGMAQPNQNRQKLVTLPSGQLYVDRPPIEQICCETLMQPGALIRIKAPQLMGKTRLMEYVMTQLQTQDYRTINLSFELADRRTHLTDLDRFLRWFCVNLSHELNLPNQLDEYWDEAGMGSKVSCTTYVEEYLLAQSEQPLVLCLDDVDLLFPHPEVYEDFFGLLRSWYEKARSRPIWQRLRLMISHATNVYIQLNINQSPFNVGLPVELPEFTLEQTQAFAALYELNSFTIPENQAQLTQLTQMIGGHPYLLEQALAHLKAHPETDLTAFLADAPTDAGIFSNHLREHWLVLQSHPEVAETLQAIVNATEPIALEPVKSHLLQGMGLITLVGNRVKPRCALYQQYFQAGLGGANDDAQID
- a CDS encoding C2 domain-containing protein gives rise to the protein MKYPLAQIGLVSLTCLSSFMMPLTASAQTPTGKQTGTVTLTVLKAKALSKFDRSIPFSKKGRPDFYVLTKVNTQRGHTVSLKRNNQNNPTFNHKLTSRIPENNLVEYTIRLKESDAGRDDTADINPVRRRNNLEVIYDANARAVFMPNGRRLGRLGETITVQGDSKSRRASITFKLELNTR
- a CDS encoding CHASE2 domain-containing protein, with the protein product MTMPKSINYQYQPGGSLPPDAPTYVLRQADTDLYEHLSQGRYCYVLNSRQMGKSSLRVHTMQRLQADGIICAEIELSGIGSQQITAQQWYGGIIQELISGFGLAINRRSWLKDYDDLSPIQRLSYFIESVLLEQVQQPIVVFIDEIDSVLGLEFSTDDFFALLRNCYEKRAAKPEYQRLSFVLLGVATPSDLIQDERSAPFNIGHAIELQGIQLDESYPLMKGLEAIAANPLALLQRILHWTGGQPFLTQKLCWLTSLHPVQIELGEESATIDQIVQQRLIDNWEGQDEPEHLRTIRDRLLRNSSRSVQLLKLYRQILKHGTIPSSRSAEHLELRLSGLIFKRQGVCHVFNQLYQTIFDRQWVEAAIQLYEPPPKLLPWWKAAIIALITISGFMGLRTTGIFWSAELQLFDQMMRLRPDEGADSRLLIVEITAADVQSQSKQERIVSSLSDRSLGQLLKKLDQGNPRAIGLDIYRDYPVASAFPKLTQTLQNHPRLIAICNYADQSQANSTGVAAPPEVRQQYQGFNNVVLDADRVLRRHVLAVGQATPCGNKYAFNLRLAELYLEVEDMRLSFTSQNALQFAPKVFAPLEARLGSYQKAQTKGHQIMLNYRSTEQIAQTVTLREVLQADFDVSQLQNKVILIGTTDPSFQDVHWQTPYSASQANLRTMSGVEIQAHMVSQILSHVLDDRHLINQSHIGLEMIFLLSSGAMGGIIAYLIRKPGFLLLIAGGSISLIFGSGLVLLGLQGVWLPIASGMTIFLVTGASVRLAMQFYQKPILPRSI